Part of the Archaeoglobus neptunius genome, AAATTCCGTTTTTCTCTGTCACCCACGTCAGATATCTCTCCTTCTGTTCCTCACTGCCAAAGAGAACGAGCAGTTCTGTTCCAAATGCTGAACTTAAGCATGCATTCCCAATACCAGGACTCACTCTGTAAAACTCCTCCGTTACAAGAACCTCCTCAAAAAGTGTAAGTCCCATCCCGCCATACTCCTCGGGTATTTTGACAGTGGAGAATCCAAGTTTTCTTGCTTTCTTAACAATATCTAGTGGATACTTCTCCTCCCTATCACATTCATCCATCACCTCGGGTTTGAACTCCCTCTCAGCAAACTCTCTGGCAGCCCTCTTTATATCCTCCTGCTCGGATGTGAGCTTAAAATCCATCAAACCACCTCGAAGTAGACTTTCCAGACCCCATTTTCGTCCTGACCTGTTCTGATCGTAACCTCGTCTCCAACCGACACATCATCAGCCCATCCCATTACTCTGACCTTCCCGAACCTAGCAATAGCAATTGTGTATGGCCTGCTCCGTTCAAACCCGCTCGGAATAGTATAAACAGTGGTAAACGCCTCAACCACTCCTCTACCATCAATCTCCACCCACTCCACTTCCCCACCACAAAAACAATCCGCTTTTGGTGGATAGTATTCTCTCCCACACTCTCTGCAAGCTGTCTTGTAAACCTTCCCCCTCTCAAGTCCTTTCCAGAACTTTGCTGTCTTGGAGACGGGTATTCTGTGCCTCATCACCAACTCTCTGCTCTCAATAAACATATCCTCACCTCCTGAATATCATAACAAACGCAAAATGTCCTGTTCCCCCTATATTGTGAATAAGAGCTCTGTTACTCCTTAGATCAACCTGCAATCGCCCAGCCTCTTCCCTCAACT contains:
- a CDS encoding Zn-ribbon domain-containing OB-fold protein; the protein is MFIESRELVMRHRIPVSKTAKFWKGLERGKVYKTACRECGREYYPPKADCFCGGEVEWVEIDGRGVVEAFTTVYTIPSGFERSRPYTIAIARFGKVRVMGWADDVSVGDEVTIRTGQDENGVWKVYFEVV